The genomic segment AAGTTTCCGATGAAAAAGACAATCAGGCCCGAACCCGTCGCAAAGATAAAATTTGTACTTGTAGCAAGTTGTTTTTTAGTTTTATCCCACGTGTCTAAATTTTTACTGTCTAGTCCTGGAACAATAACACTATTTTCATACATTGTTATTTCAATAGTAGAAAATGACGTCTGATTTTCTAGATACTTCATCTTTCCTACAATTAATTCGATTTCCTCTTGGACTTTGGATAAATCAGACGATATTTTCAATAAATCCTCTGTTTTTTCTGCCTTCCCCATAAACTCGAGCAGCCTTTCCTCTACTGTTCGTTTTGATTTCACCCTGGACTCTAGATCAATATATTGTTCGGTTACATCTTCCCCGGTCACATTACGATTCAAAACTTCAGCCGCTTCCCCTTCGGCATCCGTTAAAAACTTTTGAAAGTGCTGCTCTGGGATTCGAACAGTGAGCCGAGCACTTATACTTTCCTCGCTTTCCCGATGCACATTCGATTCAACGATATAACCTCCATAGTCACTCACCTTTTTCTCTATTATAAGCTGAGTATTTTCAAGTTTTTTCACATTGAGCTGTAATTCCGCCCTGTGGATGATTTTCCTATTCGTTGGGATCACTTTAGATTGTTCGTTGGCTAACTCTTCTGTTTCAGCTTTATTCTCTTGCTCTGTAGTTGCCGTATCTTGCGATGTTGATGAGCTCTCCATCTGAATGTCTTTCTTTGATTCGCTTGAACTGCAGGACGCCATAAATACAAGTAAGCCTGATAATAGTAGAGCCAAAAACACATTTCGCTTCATAGAATCCCCCCTATCTATTTAATCAATGAGACGGTGTAATCCAAAAAAGGTTACATCTTCCAATTAAACGGTATGAAAAAACGCTAGATTTTATCTAGCGTTTTTTTAGTCTTCTATTTCTTTTTTAAACAGTCTTCGTCGCAGCGCTTTTGATTTCCTTCCGCCTTGCATAAATATTCTTAACGATGGCTTTACCAACTGCATACGCCGGAACAGCAACGATAATACCGAGAAAACCTGCAATATTACCTGCTGCCAATATAACAGTAATGACTGTAAGTGGATGAATATCCAGTGATTTACCCATTACATTTGGTGTAATAAGATTACTTTCAACTTGCTGGGCGATCACCATTACGACTGCAGCTAAAATACCAATCTTCGGATCCTGTATAAAACCGATGATGATTGCAGGAACAGCTGAAATCCATGGGCCAATGAAAGGAATGAGGTTCATGAACAATCCAAAAATGGCTAATAACAGTGCATACTCCAGTCCAATAATCATATAACCTGCAAACAACAGAATTGCTAATAGAAAACTGATTAACAACTGCCCTTGGATATAAGAACGGAGTACAGTATCGATATCATGTAAGGTCTTTTTGATCCATTCCCGACGTTTTCCCGAAAAGAAATTGTATATGAACGGAGCAAACTTTTCATGATCTTTCAGGATGAAAATGAAGAAAAACGGGACTAATATAAGCAGGAACATTGCTTGAAAGAAGGATTGTAAAAATTGAACAACCCATTTCCCAAAATTAACCGCTATGGATTGAAGTGATTCAACCGCACTATCAATTGAATCTTCAAGTTTTGGTGGTAAATCACTTTTTTGTTGAAGTAATGTGTATGTCAAGTCATTTATTTCTTGGGCGATAGTAGGCGTATTTTCGACTAATTTATTAATTTGATTCGTTACTGGAGGAGCAATAATTGCTACGAATATCCAAACGACTGCTACGAGAATCGCTATAACCGAAAGAATGCTTCCCCACCTTGGTACTTTACGTTTTTCCAGAAAACGTTGAACCGGTTCCGTAATATAATATAGAACTCCGCCAAGTAATAATGGTATGAATATTGCCTTTGCTATGATTACTAAAGGCGAAAAAATCCCTTGAATCTCTATAAAGTATTTAATAATTAGCATAGCAAGCAGTATTCCAACACCTACTTGAAACCATAACTTTTTCGTCACATATCCCACTTCCTTTTCA from the Sporosarcina psychrophila genome contains:
- a CDS encoding DUF4349 domain-containing protein, whose translation is MKRNVFLALLLSGLLVFMASCSSSESKKDIQMESSSTSQDTATTEQENKAETEELANEQSKVIPTNRKIIHRAELQLNVKKLENTQLIIEKKVSDYGGYIVESNVHRESEESISARLTVRIPEQHFQKFLTDAEGEAAEVLNRNVTGEDVTEQYIDLESRVKSKRTVEERLLEFMGKAEKTEDLLKISSDLSKVQEEIELIVGKMKYLENQTSFSTIEITMYENSVIVPGLDSKNLDTWDKTKKQLATSTNFIFATGSGLIVFFIGNLPVLLLLLLVGIGIYFGVNRMKKPK
- a CDS encoding AI-2E family transporter, which codes for MTKKLWFQVGVGILLAMLIIKYFIEIQGIFSPLVIIAKAIFIPLLLGGVLYYITEPVQRFLEKRKVPRWGSILSVIAILVAVVWIFVAIIAPPVTNQINKLVENTPTIAQEINDLTYTLLQQKSDLPPKLEDSIDSAVESLQSIAVNFGKWVVQFLQSFFQAMFLLILVPFFFIFILKDHEKFAPFIYNFFSGKRREWIKKTLHDIDTVLRSYIQGQLLISFLLAILLFAGYMIIGLEYALLLAIFGLFMNLIPFIGPWISAVPAIIIGFIQDPKIGILAAVVMVIAQQVESNLITPNVMGKSLDIHPLTVITVILAAGNIAGFLGIIVAVPAYAVGKAIVKNIYARRKEIKSAATKTV